Proteins encoded by one window of Methanothermobacter sp. K4:
- a CDS encoding NADH-quinone oxidoreductase subunit B family protein, whose product MGLKSFSRARAVHAMLVYTGGCNGCDIEIVNAVLSPKYDAEQYKIFLTWNPREADVLIVTGPVTKQNEGPLKEIYNAIPEPKAVIAAGACALMGGVYKNIHGDIPSEEICGPVDQVIPVDAKVPGCAVRPEDVLAGAVAALPKLLEAD is encoded by the coding sequence ATGGGTCTTAAATCATTTTCAAGGGCAAGAGCTGTACATGCAATGCTCGTATACACAGGGGGATGCAACGGCTGCGACATAGAGATAGTGAACGCAGTTCTCTCACCGAAATATGACGCCGAACAGTACAAGATCTTCCTGACATGGAACCCCCGGGAGGCTGATGTACTCATAGTAACCGGTCCGGTCACAAAACAGAACGAGGGACCACTTAAGGAGATATACAATGCAATACCAGAACCCAAGGCGGTTATAGCTGCAGGGGCATGCGCTCTCATGGGCGGGGTCTACAAAAATATACATGGGGACATCCCATCAGAGGAAATCTGCGGACCAGTGGATCAGGTCATACCTGTGGATGCAAAGGTCCCTGGATGCGCGGTAAGACCTGAAGATGTCCTTGCAGGGGCAGTCGCCGCACTGCCAAAACTTCTGGAGGCAGATTGA
- a CDS encoding DUF5612 domain-containing protein, with amino-acid sequence MSSVALSIKTVERPGVLSEITGMIASRNINITYAHLYVERDGHGSIYMELEDVEDMESLMDEIRALETVVDVRVHRSLEEIYGKRIIIIGGGAQVSQVAMGAISEADRHNIRGERISIDTIPLVGEAELAEAVSAVGRLPRVAALVLAGSLMGGEITRAVERVKSEHDIIVISLNMPGSVTGAADLVVTDPIQAGVMSVMAVADTAVFNIEKVRGERF; translated from the coding sequence ATGAGTTCAGTGGCTCTCAGTATAAAGACGGTTGAGAGGCCAGGAGTTCTCAGCGAGATAACCGGGATGATAGCCTCAAGGAACATAAACATTACCTACGCCCACCTCTACGTTGAAAGGGATGGCCATGGCTCCATATACATGGAACTTGAGGATGTGGAGGACATGGAGTCCCTAATGGATGAGATAAGGGCCTTGGAAACAGTGGTTGATGTCAGGGTGCACAGGTCACTTGAGGAGATCTATGGTAAGAGGATAATCATAATAGGGGGTGGGGCCCAGGTATCCCAGGTTGCCATGGGGGCCATCAGTGAGGCCGACAGGCACAACATAAGGGGCGAGCGCATAAGCATCGACACCATCCCCCTCGTGGGTGAGGCTGAACTCGCGGAGGCTGTAAGCGCCGTTGGGAGGCTCCCACGGGTGGCCGCCCTGGTACTTGCAGGTTCACTCATGGGAGGGGAGATCACAAGGGCTGTTGAGAGAGTTAAAAGTGAACATGACATTATCGTCATAAGCCTCAACATGCCCGGGAGCGTCACGGGGGCGGCGGATCTTGTGGTGACAGACCCCATACAGGCGGGGGTTATGAGTGTAATGGCGGTTGCCGACACCGCGGTTTTTAACATCGAAAAGGTAAGGGGTGAAAGATTTTAG
- a CDS encoding energy-converting hydrogenase B subunit P translates to MKMVIRPHHMISLGGYIVELDFPYRNIIVVNPTDEHIKIEVPVFDEDWIDEHRELGLRIIPVRDEDNYLSLWRREKALLEASD, encoded by the coding sequence ATGAAGATGGTTATAAGGCCGCATCACATGATAAGCCTGGGTGGCTACATAGTGGAACTGGATTTCCCCTACAGGAACATCATAGTCGTGAATCCCACCGACGAGCACATCAAGATAGAGGTCCCTGTGTTTGATGAGGACTGGATAGATGAACACAGAGAACTGGGCCTCAGAATAATACCAGTAAGGGATGAGGATAACTACCTGAGCCTCTGGAGGAGGGAGAAGGCCCTCCTGGAGGCTTCAGATTAA
- a CDS encoding 4Fe-4S binding protein: MFISTGKCEGLGECIRACPTEAIRMIDGRAFSCITCGACMEACPNKAIRRNRYGGYVVDRAKCNACGVCEMTCPVNSIRIEDGVVKGICARCGLCVDKCPLGARVDAFDLIEDRQLRFLESLNLAVKPPVRRTPQSHEATRVNVITDPEKCTLCRRCQYYCPTGAIIVDTDEGVCTECRVCEDVCPVGAIEDLEIDPEKCTLCLKCLRECPSRAIYVDDFEVKIRRPETEREGSIVSCLNCGLCAGACERGALRMVDGKLRYDPSLCRDCDETPCIDACPVGTLRMVDGELRGYCVSCGRCVNACDVSRARDFKTVRWDGSVSEDCISCGVCSEICPVDAITLKRGSIEVDTDKCILCEKCGIHCPADAIPKTTMKKRRITGGFTLIDPRLCIGCGLCLDICPEDAISRDESGLMIVDGDKCIHCGACSNICPARAVLFEREFGLSD; the protein is encoded by the coding sequence ATGTTCATATCAACAGGAAAATGTGAGGGACTTGGAGAATGCATCAGGGCATGCCCGACTGAAGCAATAAGGATGATTGATGGGAGGGCCTTCAGCTGCATAACCTGCGGCGCATGCATGGAGGCCTGTCCAAACAAGGCAATACGCAGAAACAGGTACGGGGGATACGTGGTTGACAGGGCAAAATGCAACGCATGTGGTGTCTGTGAGATGACATGCCCTGTAAACAGCATAAGGATAGAGGATGGTGTCGTTAAGGGTATATGTGCAAGGTGCGGGCTCTGCGTCGATAAATGCCCTCTGGGGGCAAGGGTGGATGCATTTGACCTCATAGAGGACAGACAGCTCCGTTTCCTGGAATCGCTCAACCTGGCGGTGAAACCACCGGTGAGGAGGACACCACAGAGCCATGAGGCCACCAGGGTCAATGTGATCACCGACCCTGAGAAATGCACCCTCTGCAGGAGATGCCAGTACTACTGCCCAACCGGTGCGATAATCGTTGATACAGATGAGGGAGTATGCACAGAGTGCCGTGTCTGTGAGGATGTCTGTCCCGTGGGGGCGATAGAGGACCTTGAGATAGATCCTGAGAAGTGCACACTCTGCCTCAAATGCCTCAGGGAATGCCCGAGCAGAGCAATATACGTGGATGACTTTGAGGTGAAGATAAGGAGGCCAGAAACAGAGCGTGAAGGCAGCATAGTATCCTGCCTAAACTGCGGGCTCTGCGCAGGGGCCTGTGAAAGGGGTGCCCTCAGGATGGTTGACGGCAAGCTGAGATACGACCCATCACTCTGCAGGGACTGCGATGAGACCCCCTGCATAGATGCATGTCCTGTCGGAACCCTGAGGATGGTTGACGGAGAACTGAGGGGCTACTGTGTATCCTGTGGCCGCTGCGTTAATGCGTGTGATGTGAGCAGGGCGCGTGACTTCAAAACTGTCAGATGGGATGGCTCGGTTTCAGAGGACTGCATATCATGTGGCGTATGCTCTGAGATATGCCCTGTTGATGCCATAACCCTTAAGAGGGGCTCCATAGAGGTGGACACCGATAAATGCATACTCTGTGAAAAGTGCGGAATCCACTGCCCTGCAGATGCCATACCAAAAACTACCATGAAGAAGAGACGGATAACAGGTGGGTTCACACTCATAGACCCGCGCCTGTGCATCGGATGCGGCCTCTGCCTGGATATATGCCCGGAGGATGCAATATCAAGGGATGAAAGTGGACTTATGATCGTGGATGGGGATAAATGCATACACTGCGGTGCATGTTCAAACATATGCCCTGCAAGGGCGGTTCTATTTGAGAGGGAGTTCGGTTTATCAGATTAA
- a CDS encoding Dna2/Cas4 domain-containing protein, protein MSIAVSMISEFMFCPVKVYLRELLGISEPGNRFAISLRDAYLDFRASAESRARKIDEDIRMDELESILREDLEVIIGGFGDAERDKIMHLMLFEVESTANRIMRAMSTLGLSGNMLAHVLFPPLIRDYPINDPSLEIHGRVTMELVDGSYYPLKIKTSKPPFRGVWPADSLELTAHAILVEREFETETMVSFIEYILPGERRPVLADYGRREYLFDILDDIRRIRDDGEVPEVQVNPSKCASCSLAEACSREGPLK, encoded by the coding sequence ATGTCCATTGCGGTTTCCATGATATCTGAATTCATGTTCTGCCCGGTGAAGGTGTATCTCCGTGAACTCCTTGGGATCAGTGAACCAGGTAACAGGTTTGCAATAAGCCTCAGGGATGCCTACCTCGATTTCAGGGCATCCGCTGAGAGCAGGGCGCGGAAGATTGATGAAGACATCAGAATGGATGAACTGGAATCTATCCTCAGGGAGGACCTGGAGGTGATAATAGGGGGCTTTGGTGATGCTGAAAGGGATAAGATAATGCATCTCATGCTCTTTGAGGTTGAATCCACTGCAAACAGGATAATGAGGGCCATGAGTACCCTTGGGCTTTCAGGGAACATGTTGGCCCATGTGCTGTTTCCCCCATTGATCAGGGATTACCCCATAAACGATCCCTCCCTTGAGATCCATGGACGTGTAACCATGGAGCTGGTTGATGGCTCCTACTACCCCCTGAAGATAAAGACCTCAAAACCTCCCTTCAGGGGTGTCTGGCCAGCTGACAGCCTTGAACTCACAGCACATGCTATTCTGGTTGAGAGGGAGTTTGAGACAGAAACCATGGTTTCATTCATAGAATACATACTTCCCGGTGAGAGAAGACCCGTTCTGGCAGATTATGGGAGAAGGGAGTACCTCTTCGATATCCTGGATGATATAAGAAGGATAAGGGATGATGGTGAGGTACCTGAAGTTCAGGTGAATCCATCTAAATGTGCCAGCTGCAGCCTTGCAGAGGCCTGCTCACGGGAGGGTCCGCTAAAATGA
- a CDS encoding 4Fe-4S dicluster domain-containing protein gives MKNILRIMLEGSYTNLKRILFAADRVTDMELRRRILEGTVEPEPKVAEVSCIGCAGCSNACPTGAIEMKDLDEPVEIIEGLIKKQIPVLNSEKCVHCYYCHDFCPLYALFGEPGTIHPNDVGKAEFDAGAVLQKPVKISEDKLKFISQFLADKSVIKRTDTLAEAARKM, from the coding sequence GTGAAGAACATATTAAGGATAATGCTGGAGGGTTCCTACACAAACCTCAAGAGGATACTCTTTGCAGCAGACAGGGTAACGGACATGGAACTCAGAAGAAGGATCCTTGAGGGCACAGTGGAACCGGAACCAAAGGTTGCGGAGGTATCATGCATAGGGTGTGCTGGATGCTCAAATGCATGCCCAACAGGGGCCATCGAGATGAAGGACCTGGATGAACCAGTTGAGATAATAGAGGGCCTTATAAAGAAACAGATACCGGTTCTCAACAGTGAAAAGTGTGTTCACTGCTATTACTGCCATGACTTCTGCCCCCTCTACGCCCTCTTCGGGGAACCAGGGACTATCCACCCCAATGATGTGGGGAAGGCGGAATTTGACGCTGGAGCCGTACTTCAGAAACCCGTCAAGATAAGTGAGGACAAGCTGAAGTTCATATCACAGTTTCTGGCGGATAAAAGCGTTATAAAGAGGACCGATACCCTTGCAGAGGCTGCAAGGAAGATGTAG
- a CDS encoding NADH-quinone oxidoreductase subunit H has product MDASYSIISVTGTVLLGLIVSLWLPGIERKFVHARIQQRIGPPVSSPGLMAALKFFYKKTIEPCSPLPRLYNSLPIIGFISALLILLFLIPPMYTFGALASLVAVVGFLKIEEVIYVFMGSLSRSVMSLRMPFPDLARGAKHPNVQRYFLEDLSAMRAFRLIAFGSFPIYIALFVPAVMAGSISIGDIVAYQAANGPVLFTLAGVVGTVAFFIGYMILLNEYPFAILKTKADVIEGPYMEYASKYRAFVYITRGFLMFTLGCLFSVLFIGVPPNILSWGILVNLAAAVIFPIIMAVFSAFAPVFTFKQFYPVTAAASVIGVLALVVAFV; this is encoded by the coding sequence GTGGACGCATCATATTCAATCATATCTGTCACTGGAACAGTCCTACTTGGATTGATTGTAAGCCTATGGCTTCCAGGGATTGAGAGGAAATTTGTCCATGCAAGGATACAGCAGCGCATAGGCCCCCCTGTTTCAAGCCCGGGACTCATGGCAGCACTCAAATTCTTCTACAAGAAGACCATTGAGCCATGTTCACCCCTCCCACGCCTATACAATTCACTCCCCATTATCGGGTTCATATCAGCACTCCTCATACTGCTCTTCCTCATACCCCCCATGTACACCTTCGGGGCCCTTGCAAGCCTGGTAGCGGTTGTAGGATTCCTCAAGATAGAGGAGGTGATCTACGTCTTCATGGGTTCACTCTCAAGGTCAGTAATGTCCCTGAGGATGCCATTCCCTGACCTTGCAAGGGGGGCCAAACACCCCAACGTCCAGAGGTACTTCCTTGAGGATCTAAGTGCAATGAGGGCTTTCAGGCTGATTGCATTCGGGTCATTCCCCATATACATCGCACTCTTCGTTCCTGCGGTGATGGCTGGAAGTATATCCATTGGGGATATCGTGGCATACCAGGCAGCCAATGGCCCGGTACTCTTCACCCTTGCAGGGGTTGTAGGTACCGTGGCATTCTTCATCGGCTACATGATACTCCTCAACGAGTACCCCTTTGCCATACTAAAGACCAAGGCTGATGTTATAGAGGGGCCGTACATGGAGTACGCCTCAAAGTACAGGGCATTCGTCTACATAACCAGGGGATTCCTGATGTTCACACTGGGGTGTCTCTTCTCAGTGCTTTTCATCGGGGTACCCCCCAACATACTCAGCTGGGGCATACTCGTCAACCTGGCAGCTGCAGTCATATTCCCCATAATCATGGCAGTCTTCAGTGCATTTGCACCGGTATTCACTTTCAAGCAGTTCTACCCGGTAACAGCAGCTGCATCGGTGATAGGGGTCCTGGCACTGGTGGTGGCATTCGTATAA
- a CDS encoding nickel-dependent hydrogenase large subunit produces the protein MDGKREIIETEITMGTVHSAAIEPYRVRLFVEDEIVRDAEITVGVNHRGIERIMEGLPVEKANSLTEKVCGICSGVHLWNSVLVAEKGLGVEIPERASYIRIIVGELERLHSHLLYLAHGNEVLGHETFSMRLFYIRETVMELLRLIGGNRVQYGVPIIGGIRPRADLDEMKIQRIMDGMDFIEEKVEAFAERFTSDPMVMSRITGVCPISRKDALRLHVTGPTLRATGVEFDLRTEMPCYDPFEFEIITQDGGDVRANLLMRVLEIFESIKIIRQALRDLPDGRVVDRNWEMQDTGIVKSYVEAPRGRLYHSYAIEDGRVRGSIIRTPSMSNIGAMQYACIGHHITDAQLGIVQCDPCFTCTDRAIEIIDLNSEG, from the coding sequence ATGGATGGAAAAAGGGAGATAATTGAGACAGAAATAACAATGGGAACCGTGCACTCGGCAGCCATAGAACCCTACCGTGTGAGGCTCTTTGTTGAGGATGAAATAGTCAGAGACGCCGAGATAACCGTAGGGGTTAACCACAGGGGAATAGAAAGGATAATGGAGGGCCTCCCGGTTGAGAAGGCCAACAGCCTGACAGAGAAGGTATGCGGGATCTGCTCAGGAGTCCACCTCTGGAATTCAGTCCTGGTGGCTGAGAAGGGCCTCGGCGTGGAGATACCCGAAAGGGCATCCTACATAAGGATAATAGTGGGGGAACTTGAAAGGCTCCACAGCCACCTCCTCTACCTGGCCCATGGAAATGAGGTCCTGGGCCATGAAACATTCTCCATGAGGCTATTCTACATAAGGGAGACCGTCATGGAACTCCTCAGGCTCATAGGAGGTAACAGGGTACAGTACGGCGTACCCATCATCGGGGGGATAAGGCCCCGGGCTGACCTTGATGAGATGAAAATCCAGAGGATAATGGATGGAATGGACTTCATAGAGGAGAAGGTTGAGGCCTTTGCAGAGAGGTTCACCTCGGATCCAATGGTAATGTCCCGTATAACAGGGGTCTGCCCCATAAGCAGGAAGGATGCCCTAAGATTACATGTAACAGGTCCAACACTCAGGGCAACGGGCGTGGAATTCGATCTGAGGACTGAAATGCCATGCTATGACCCATTCGAATTTGAGATCATAACCCAGGATGGTGGGGATGTTAGGGCAAACCTCCTCATGAGGGTCCTCGAGATATTTGAATCCATAAAGATAATAAGACAGGCCCTGAGGGACCTTCCAGATGGAAGGGTTGTTGACAGGAACTGGGAGATGCAGGATACCGGAATAGTGAAGAGTTACGTTGAGGCCCCAAGGGGGAGACTCTACCACTCCTATGCAATAGAGGATGGAAGGGTGAGGGGTTCAATAATAAGGACACCCTCAATGTCAAACATTGGTGCCATGCAGTATGCCTGCATAGGCCACCACATCACCGATGCACAGCTGGGTATAGTGCAGTGCGACCCCTGCTTCACATGCACAGACAGGGCAATTGAAATAATAGACCTCAATTCTGAAGGGTGA
- a CDS encoding energy-converting hydrogenase B subunit J: MFAGPIIFGFLLGFILGSRIRDDEFPASTYIVLLMVLILVAWNIGPFPYYTDIPIATGFAAAAAGIVAGKLLLGR; encoded by the coding sequence ATGTTTGCAGGTCCAATAATCTTCGGGTTTCTACTTGGATTCATACTTGGAAGCAGAATAAGGGATGATGAGTTTCCCGCCTCCACCTACATTGTGCTGCTCATGGTCCTCATCCTGGTGGCATGGAACATCGGTCCATTCCCGTACTACACGGATATCCCAATTGCCACAGGGTTTGCAGCGGCAGCAGCAGGTATAGTGGCGGGTAAACTCTTACTTGGGCGCTGA